The following proteins come from a genomic window of Nicotiana tomentosiformis chromosome 12, ASM39032v3, whole genome shotgun sequence:
- the LOC138902975 gene encoding uncharacterized protein YGR130C-like, with translation MPFPEKWNMKRLPKDVKMRPPLGNEDILFEPSVPRQDKEKKRKMAPSSPNSEKKKSKRRLVRKSKESASDREVPTDSLNRLRDESEVEEEASELMTRVRSGTELPQTRVADEKAVAEASELGKDEAILPRAGEVDKETTASTPRAEENVPKDALGVIDLSESPSFTDSMINEAQMLKGRPNEGPQGATDSFNNFFDGLNSTALEDVTGLDDLRLPKKMPPSGACGSSLSPKLVYRFSAPSADLDWKRSIIISIPEDARASVLHHENFLRYREELNQHEAETQELIEKRDAYKLLSVKLQAKLEAARKEHADLVKQVRQAFEVSDDYSDIVANDLNPQAQKKLDHIEQLRVEVNTVKAEAEEWKKNMDRLASEKETAHAQLASTEVQFRAAKEKTLVQAKKIEELQSQLNSAVSDQEYLANDLDAAKLEVVVVRAEADDRVAQHKADAEVTQDQARNMVKHAKWQSRREALEGVHARDFDLLAEIGLCKEFVSGLFSSCKKNF, from the exons atgccatttcctgagaaatggaacatgaagc GTCTTCCCAAAGATGTCAAAATGAGGCCCCCGCTCGGTAATGAAGACATCCTCTTTGAACCATCTGTTCCGAGGCAagataaagagaaaaagagaaaaatggcTCCGAGTTCTCCGAACTCCGAGAAGAAAAAATCAAAAAGGAGGCTGGTGCGCAAATCCAAGGAAAGTGCCAGTGACCGGGAGGTCCCAACAGATTCGCTCAATCGActgagggatgagtccgaagTAGAAGAAGAAGCCTCCGAGTTGATGACCCGCGTGAGAAGCGGTACCGAGTTGCCTCAAACCAGGGTAGCCGATGAGAAGGCAGTGGCCGAGGCCTCTGAACTAGGGAAGGACGAGGCCATTTTGCCCCGAGCTGGGGAGGTCGACAAGGAGACCACAGCCAGTACTCCTCGGGCTGAGGAAAATGTCCCGAAGGATGCGCTCGGGGTGATAGATCTTTCAGAATCACCATCATTCACCGACTCTATGATAAATGAGGCCCAGATGCTGAAAGGACGCCCAAATGAGGGGCCTCAAGGGGCGACAGATTCCTTTAACAACTTCTTCGATGGCTTAAATTCTACCGCCTTGGAGGACGTCACCGGTTTAGATGACTTACGGCTACCAAAGAAGATGCCGCCTTCAGGAGCCTGCGGATCTTCTTTGAGTCCGAAATTAGTATACCGGTTCTCAGCCCCGAGTGCAGATCTTGACTGGAAGCGGTCAATCATCATATCCAtaccggaggatgcccgg gcctcggtgcttcatcatgaaaaTTTTCTCCGATATCGGGAAGAGTTAAACCAACACGAGGCCGAGACCCAGGAGCTTATTGAGAAGAGGGATGCTTACAAGCTCCTTAGTGTGAAGCTCCAGGCCAAGTTAGAAgcggctcggaaggagcatgccgacctaGTCAAGCAGGTAAGACAAgcatttgaagttagtgatgattaTTCAGACATAGTGGCTAACGACCTGAACCCGCAGGCTCAAAAGAAACTTGACCATATCGAGCAGCTCCGGGTGGAGGTGAACACGGTGAAAgctgaggccgaagaatggaagaaaaatatggacCGTCTGGCCTCGGAAAAAGAGACTGCCCATGCACAGTTGGCTTCGACCGAGGTCCAGTTTCGGGCTGCAAAGGAAAAAACCTTGGTACAAGCCAAAAAGATCGAGGAGCTTCAGTCTCAGTTGAACTCGGCTGTCTCCGATCAAGAATATCTAGCCAATGATCTTGATGCGGCCAAGTTAGAGGTTGTCGTGGTCAGGGCCGAGGCCGATGATAGGGTGGCTCAGCACAAGGCCGATGCCGAGGTGACTCAGGACCAAGCGAGGAATATGGTGAAGCACGCAAAgtggcaatcccgaagggaggccctcgagggagtccatgctcgGGATTTTGATTTATTAGCTGAAATCGGCCTTTGTAAAGAATTTGTATCGGGACTGTTCAGCTcttgtaaaaagaatttttga
- the LOC104086241 gene encoding ATP synthase delta chain, chloroplastic, with amino-acid sequence MAALQQTPITFQSRSPPPTQIISGPTAKLSFSGGLKLPKLTIKLRSNRTSRRGGGAAGAKMVASAAGSYANALADIAKSNGTLEQTTADLEKIEKIFDDEAVFNFFVSPIVGEEKKRELVDEIVSSSSIQPHVANFLNILVDMKRVELIKEIVKEFEKVYNTLTDTELAVVTSVVKLESQHLAQIAKGVQRLTGSKNVRIKTVIDESLVAGFTIRYGNSGSKLIDMSVKKQLEDIAAQLEIGDIQLAV; translated from the coding sequence ATGGCGGCACTACAACAAACTCCGATAACTTTCCAGTCCAGGTCACCGCCGCCGACTCAAATCATCAGCGGACCGACGGCAAAGCTCTCCTTTTCCGGCGGCCTCAAGCTCCCGAAACTAACCATCAAGCTCCGCTCTAATCGCACCTCCCGCCGAGGCGGTGGTGCTGCCGGAGCAAAAATGGTGGCTTCCGCTGCCGGAAGTTACGCGAACGCACTCGCCGACATAGCCAAGTCGAACGGAACCCTAGAACAAACCACCGCCGACCtcgaaaaaatcgaaaaaatcTTCGACGACGAAGCAGTGTTCAACTTCTTCGTGAGCCCTATTGTCGGCGAAGAGAAGAAACGCGAACTCGTGGACGAGATCGTTTCATCGTCGAGCATCCAGCCGCACGTGGCGAATTTCCTGAACATTTTAGTAGACATGAAGCGCGTGGAGCTAATCAAAGAAATTGTAAAGGAGTTCGAGAAAGTGTACAATACGCTTACGGACACGGAACTTGCTGTGGTCACTTCTGTTGTGAAATTGGAATCGCAGCATTTGGCTCAGATCGCGAAAGGTGTACAGCGATTGACAGGTTCGAAAAACGTGAGGATTAAAACGGTGATTGATGAATCGCTAGTAGCTGGATTTACAATAAGGTACGGAAATTCAGGATCAAAGTTGATTGATATGAGTGTCAAGAAACAACTTGAGGATATTGCTGCTCAACTTGAAATTGGGGATATTCAACTAGCTGTATAA